Proteins encoded together in one Bradyrhizobium sp. CB82 window:
- a CDS encoding HWE histidine kinase domain-containing protein encodes MDHEKVNILLVDDQPAKLLAYEVILKDLGENLVIASSGREALEILLKSEIAVILVDVCMPELDGFELAAMIREHPRFQKIAMIFISAIQVSDIDRLRGYEMGAVDYVPVPVVPEVLRAKIKVFAELYRKTRELERLNQELEDRVRARTAELESSTAKLLESEQRRSMAIAAGKMGSWDWDWINGDWMWDEGQYRIFGVAPETFNVTSASVQALLHPDDVDQFRKAIAEFNTGTRAYEAEFRIQRPDGEVRWCVGTAAATLDGNGRVVRVSGVTVDITERKRAEERQNLLAREVDHRAKNALALAQSIVRLTRADDVKTYVNAVEGRINALARVHTILSLSSWQGAEINKLIEEELAPYSLGGQIRLSGPEVQLVPATAQTLALALHELFTNSAKYGALSTRSGRLAIGWEVSGEMLALTWEESGGPLVRQPKARGFGTKSLLASVESQLGGQAQFDWRAEGLLCRLEVPLTRKALPAAEQFDAAIAGELQRASG; translated from the coding sequence ATGGACCACGAAAAGGTCAACATCCTCCTCGTCGACGACCAGCCGGCCAAGCTGCTCGCCTATGAGGTGATCCTCAAGGACCTCGGCGAGAACCTCGTGATCGCCTCCTCCGGCCGCGAGGCGCTGGAAATCTTGCTGAAGAGCGAGATCGCGGTGATCCTGGTCGACGTCTGCATGCCCGAACTCGACGGCTTCGAGCTCGCGGCGATGATCCGCGAGCATCCGCGCTTCCAGAAGATTGCGATGATCTTCATCTCGGCAATCCAGGTCTCCGACATCGACCGCCTGCGCGGTTACGAGATGGGCGCGGTCGACTACGTTCCGGTGCCGGTCGTGCCGGAGGTGCTGCGCGCCAAGATCAAAGTGTTCGCCGAGCTCTATCGCAAGACGCGCGAGCTCGAGCGGCTGAACCAGGAGTTGGAGGATCGCGTTCGCGCACGCACCGCCGAGCTCGAAAGCTCGACCGCCAAGCTGCTCGAGAGCGAGCAGCGGCGCAGCATGGCGATCGCCGCCGGCAAGATGGGATCCTGGGACTGGGACTGGATCAACGGCGACTGGATGTGGGACGAAGGCCAGTATCGCATCTTCGGCGTTGCACCCGAGACATTCAACGTCACCTCGGCCAGCGTGCAGGCGCTGCTGCACCCCGATGACGTCGATCAGTTCCGCAAGGCGATCGCCGAATTCAACACGGGCACGCGTGCCTATGAAGCCGAATTCCGCATTCAGCGGCCGGACGGCGAAGTCCGCTGGTGCGTCGGAACGGCGGCGGCGACGCTGGACGGAAATGGTCGCGTTGTGCGGGTGAGCGGCGTCACCGTCGACATCACCGAGCGCAAGCGCGCCGAGGAGCGCCAGAATCTGCTCGCTCGCGAAGTCGATCACCGCGCCAAGAACGCCCTGGCGCTCGCGCAATCAATCGTCCGGCTGACCCGTGCCGACGACGTCAAGACCTACGTCAATGCCGTCGAAGGACGTATCAATGCGCTGGCGCGCGTGCACACCATCCTGTCGCTGTCGAGCTGGCAAGGTGCCGAGATCAACAAGCTGATCGAGGAGGAGCTCGCGCCCTATTCGCTCGGCGGCCAGATCCGTCTGTCGGGTCCCGAAGTGCAGCTCGTGCCTGCGACCGCGCAAACGCTGGCGCTGGCGCTGCACGAGCTGTTCACCAATTCGGCCAAATACGGCGCGCTGTCGACGCGGTCCGGCCGGCTTGCGATCGGTTGGGAGGTGAGTGGCGAGATGCTCGCGCTGACCTGGGAGGAATCCGGGGGGCCGCTGGTCAGGCAGCCAAAGGCTCGCGGCTTCGGCACCAAGAGCCTGCTCGCGAGCGTCGAGTCCCAGCTCGGCGGACAGGCGCAATTCGATTGGCGTGCCGAGGGTCTTTTGTGCCGCCTCGAAGTGCCGCTGACGCGGAAGGCTCTGCCGGCGGCCGAACAATTCGACGCTGCGATCGCCGGCGAATTGCAGCGCGCCTCTGGCTAG
- a CDS encoding universal stress protein — MIKDILVHIPTERAMRPVIDGAVSLAAGFNAHLDAVSVGYVATSTAYVMEGGAAVAAVFEMERERAMERAETALTVFGMEAGHAGISYSCQPVGAILADAIDMVGAMARLHDLSVVLQPDADQGSFDSDLPQEILFQAGGPVLFLPHIFRGTFKTRRIGIAWDGSRVAARALRDAMPFLSRAEDIVIMTVNEATSAPGTAPADQLARHLARLGLEARIISLSASRADIQPTILSLAADESLDLLVMGGYGHSRLQERVLGGVTRAMLQTMTVPTLMSH, encoded by the coding sequence ATGATCAAAGACATTCTCGTCCACATCCCGACCGAACGCGCCATGCGCCCGGTCATCGACGGCGCAGTGTCGCTCGCAGCCGGCTTCAACGCCCATCTCGACGCGGTCTCGGTCGGCTATGTCGCAACCAGCACGGCTTATGTGATGGAAGGCGGCGCGGCGGTGGCCGCCGTCTTCGAGATGGAGCGCGAACGTGCGATGGAGCGCGCCGAGACGGCGCTCACGGTATTCGGGATGGAAGCCGGGCATGCCGGTATTTCCTATAGCTGCCAGCCGGTCGGCGCGATCCTGGCTGATGCGATCGACATGGTCGGCGCGATGGCACGGCTGCACGACCTCAGCGTCGTGCTGCAGCCCGATGCAGATCAAGGATCCTTCGACAGCGATCTGCCACAGGAGATCTTGTTCCAGGCGGGCGGGCCGGTGCTGTTCCTGCCGCATATCTTCCGCGGCACCTTCAAGACGCGGCGGATCGGCATCGCCTGGGATGGCAGCCGCGTCGCGGCGCGCGCGTTGCGCGACGCGATGCCGTTCCTGTCGCGGGCCGAAGACATCGTCATCATGACGGTGAACGAGGCCACATCGGCGCCCGGCACGGCCCCGGCGGATCAGCTCGCAAGACATCTGGCACGGCTCGGGCTGGAAGCTCGGATCATCAGCCTGTCGGCGAGCCGCGCCGACATTCAGCCGACCATCCTGTCACTCGCGGCCGACGAGAGCCTCGATCTCCTGGTGATGGGCGGCTACGGCCATTCGCGCTTACAGGAGCGCGTGCTGGGCGGCGTCACGCGCGCAATGCTGCAAACGATGACCGTCCCGACGCTGATGTCGCATTAG
- a CDS encoding Do family serine endopeptidase: MNDHINPNSANPHVTKPRAILKPRRLALLGTVAALGIAALAVAPGGYSPFNGASFTSPALAAETTPTPPGFADLVAKVKPAVISVRVKIDQADDKSAMLQQNRMDSDEDSPFDQLPKEFGFRLPKGMQQMPNGMPQRHRVITGEGSGFFISADGYAVTNNHVVDHAQSVQVTADDGTIYTAKVAGTDPKTDLALIKVDGKKDFPFVKFSEQRPRIGDWVVAVGNPFGLGGTVTAGIVSANGRDIGAGPYDDYIQIDAPINKGNSGGPAFDMNGNVIGVNTAIFSPSGGSVGIGFDIPANTAKLVVAQLKDKGSVTRGWLGVQVQPVTADIAESLGLKEARGAIVDTPQDNSPASKAGIEAGDVITAVNGTAIKDSRDLARTIGTIAPGSAVKLDIWRRGESKTVSVNLGELPNERQATAKDKADEGQPTAGTPRLGLSLAPAGDVQGAGRTGVVVTSVDPEGPAASRGIQTGDVILNVGGKAVASIDDVRAELKQAKSAGKRSVLLQVKSADATKFVAVPLA; this comes from the coding sequence ATGAACGATCACATCAATCCCAATTCGGCAAATCCACATGTCACTAAGCCTCGTGCGATCCTGAAACCCCGGCGCCTCGCGCTGCTCGGCACTGTGGCCGCGCTCGGTATTGCCGCGCTTGCCGTAGCTCCGGGCGGATATTCGCCGTTCAACGGCGCCTCCTTCACCTCGCCCGCGCTCGCTGCCGAGACGACGCCGACTCCGCCCGGCTTTGCCGACCTGGTGGCCAAGGTGAAGCCTGCCGTGATCTCGGTGCGCGTCAAGATCGACCAGGCCGACGACAAGAGCGCGATGTTGCAGCAGAACCGGATGGATTCGGATGAGGATTCGCCGTTCGACCAGCTTCCGAAGGAGTTCGGCTTCCGCCTGCCGAAGGGCATGCAGCAAATGCCCAACGGCATGCCGCAACGCCACCGCGTGATTACCGGCGAAGGCTCGGGCTTCTTCATCTCGGCCGACGGCTATGCTGTGACGAACAATCACGTCGTCGACCACGCCCAATCCGTACAGGTGACGGCGGACGACGGCACGATCTACACTGCCAAGGTCGCCGGCACCGATCCGAAGACCGACCTCGCGCTGATCAAAGTCGACGGCAAGAAGGACTTTCCGTTCGTGAAATTCTCCGAGCAGCGTCCGCGGATCGGCGACTGGGTGGTTGCCGTCGGCAATCCGTTTGGCCTCGGCGGCACGGTGACGGCGGGCATCGTCTCGGCCAACGGCCGCGACATCGGCGCCGGCCCCTATGACGACTACATCCAGATCGACGCCCCCATCAACAAGGGCAATTCCGGCGGTCCCGCCTTCGACATGAACGGCAACGTCATCGGCGTGAACACTGCGATCTTCTCGCCATCCGGCGGCTCAGTCGGCATCGGCTTCGACATCCCGGCCAACACGGCAAAGCTCGTCGTTGCCCAGCTCAAGGACAAGGGCTCGGTCACGCGTGGCTGGCTCGGTGTCCAGGTGCAGCCGGTGACAGCCGATATCGCCGAAAGCCTCGGGCTGAAGGAAGCGCGCGGCGCGATCGTCGACACCCCGCAGGACAACAGCCCGGCGTCCAAGGCAGGCATCGAGGCCGGTGACGTCATCACCGCCGTCAACGGCACCGCGATCAAGGACTCCCGCGATCTCGCCCGTACCATCGGCACGATAGCGCCGGGCAGCGCGGTAAAGCTCGACATCTGGCGCAGGGGCGAGAGCAAGACCGTGAGCGTGAACCTCGGCGAGCTCCCGAACGAGCGTCAGGCGACGGCGAAAGACAAGGCGGACGAAGGTCAGCCGACCGCCGGCACGCCGCGTCTCGGCCTCAGCCTCGCTCCGGCCGGCGACGTGCAGGGCGCTGGCAGGACGGGTGTTGTCGTCACCTCCGTTGATCCGGAAGGCCCAGCGGCAAGCCGCGGCATCCAGACCGGCGACGTCATCCTCAATGTCGGCGGCAAGGCCGTCGCCAGCATCGACGACGTCCGTGCCGAGCTGAAGCAGGCGAAATCCGCTGGCAAGCGTAGCGTGCTGCTGCAGGTGAAGAGTGCCGACGCGACCAAGTTCGTCGCCGTGCCGCTCGCTTAA
- a CDS encoding HAMP domain-containing protein, which produces MSDLDPGPASASGRRLPKRKANGSPEADSRQELLLALQAMRSGDFSVRMSGDYLGIDGKIADTFNEIIAANQRMAQQLELVGQVVGREGKTRQRVKFGLASGSWADMEGSVNTLIDDLLWPTREVTRAVAAVAQGDLLQTVKLDVDGRPLRGEFLQSATIVNTMIKQLGVFTSEVTRVAREVGTEGKLGGQAQVPEVTGVWKDLTESVNSMANNLTNQVRNIAEVTIAVANGDLSKKITVDVRGEILQLKEAINTMVDQLRSFASEVTRVAREVGTDGKLGGQAIVPGVAGTWKDLTDSVNAMCGNLTAQVRNIANVTTAVARGDLSRKITVDVRGEILELKDTINTMVDQLNSFASEVTRVAREVGTEGKLGGQAQVPGVAGTWKDLTDNVNFMASNLTAQVRNIADVATAIASGDLSKKITVNVSGEILQLKETLNTMVDQLNAFAGEVTRVAREVGTEGRLGGQANVLGVAGTWKDLTESVNSMASNLTAQVRNIAEVTTAVAGGDLSKKITVDVRGEILELKDTINTMVDQLNAFAGEVTRVAREVGTEGKLGGQAQVRGVAGTWKDLTDSVNSMASNLTGQVRNIAEVATAVAKGDLSKKITVNVSGEILQLKETLNTMVDQLNAFAGEVTRVAREVGTEGKLGGQAEVPGVAGTWKDLTDSVNSMAGNLTAQVRNIAEVATAIAGGDLSRKITVDVRGEILQLKDTLNTMVDQLNRFAGEVTRVAREVGTEGRLGGQANVPGVAGTWKDLTDSVNSMAGNLTAQVRNIAEVTTAVARGDLSRKITVDVRGEILELKNTINTMVDQLNAFASEVTRVAREVGTEGKLGGQAQVPEVAGTWKDLTDNVNFMASNLTAQVRNIAEVATAIAGGDLSKKITVDVRGEILLLKDTLNTMVEQLRSFAAEVTRVAREVGTEGRLGGQAVVPGVGGTWKDLTDNVNLLAANLTTQVRNIAEVTTAVARGDLSRKITVDVKGEILELKNTINTMVDQLNAFAGEVTRVAREVGTEGKLGGQAQVPGVAGTWKDLTDTVNFMAANLTEQVRGIVKVVTAVANGDLKQNLTVKSKGEVAALADTINNMTETLATFADQVTSVAREVGVEGRLGGQANVPGAAGTWKDLTGNVNLLAANLTSQVRAIAEVATAVTKGDLTRSIQVDARGEVAELKDNINTMITNLRLTTDVNTEQDWLKTNLAKFTNMLQGQRDLTTVGRLLLSELSPLVNAHAGVIYQIENEDSPQLRLLASYAGDGAYPYPQVLQFGDGLAGQCALDKRPRVVAEIPADVVPVNSALLRVVPKNLVVLPVLFESQVKAVIELASLASFTTSQMTFLEQLTDSIGIVLNSIEATMQTEGLLKQSQQLAGELQAQQRELQQTNEQLEQKAQQLAERNVEVERKNQEIEQARRALEEKATELALTSKYKSEFLANMSHELRTPLNSILILGQQLTDNPDGNLSAKQVEFARTIHGAGTDLLNLISDILDLSKIESGTVTVDAEEILTANLLETVGRPFRHEAENRNLSFNIEVDPNLARSIVTDSKRLQQVLKNLLSNAFKFTAEGGVRLKVAGALGGWTPDHPVLNAVPAVIAFEVSDTGIGIPLEKQKLIFEAFQQADAGTSRKYGGTGLGLAISRELASLLGGEIHLRSATGKGSTFTLYLPLKYSGPTLASRSAPAANQPPALQTQATAPERVIEQLPDDRLNLEPGDTILLIVEDDPHYARVLVDLARDKGFKVLVAARGAEALELAKQYQPTAVSLDVFLPDMLGWTVLSQLKHNPLTRHIPVQIITLDEDRQHALARGAFSFVNKPTTTEGVSAALSQIKEYARPRRKRLLIVEDNEAEQLSIRELLHHDDIEIVATDTGAGALSTLRESRWDCVVLDLRLPDMSGFEVLDQIRSDEALSNIPVVVFTGRELSAEEDAELHTMARSIVVKGVESPERLLDETALFLHRVITELPTEKQRMLEKLNSSDEDLIGKTALLVDDDARNIFALSSVLERRGMKVLTATTGREAVTLVESNPEIAIVLMDIMMPQMDGYQTIGVIRENPAFLRLPIIALTAKAMKGDREKCLEAGASDYLAKPVNTDQLLLAIRMWLHR; this is translated from the coding sequence TCGGCGTGTTCACCTCCGAGGTGACGCGCGTGGCGCGCGAGGTCGGCACCGAAGGCAAGCTCGGCGGCCAGGCGCAGGTGCCGGAAGTGACCGGCGTCTGGAAGGATTTGACCGAGAGCGTCAACTCGATGGCGAACAACCTGACCAACCAGGTGCGCAATATCGCCGAGGTGACGATCGCGGTGGCCAACGGCGACTTGTCGAAGAAGATCACCGTGGACGTTCGCGGCGAGATTCTTCAGCTCAAGGAAGCCATCAACACGATGGTGGACCAGCTTCGCTCTTTTGCCTCGGAAGTGACGCGCGTGGCGCGCGAGGTCGGCACCGACGGCAAGCTCGGCGGCCAAGCCATCGTGCCGGGCGTCGCCGGCACCTGGAAGGACCTCACCGACTCCGTCAATGCGATGTGCGGCAATCTGACCGCACAAGTGCGCAACATCGCCAACGTGACCACGGCGGTGGCGCGCGGCGACCTCTCCCGCAAGATCACCGTGGACGTCCGCGGCGAAATCCTCGAGCTCAAGGACACCATTAACACCATGGTGGACCAGCTCAACTCGTTTGCTTCTGAAGTGACACGCGTGGCGCGCGAGGTCGGCACCGAAGGCAAGCTCGGCGGCCAGGCGCAAGTGCCTGGTGTGGCCGGCACCTGGAAGGATCTCACCGACAACGTCAACTTCATGGCCTCGAACCTGACGGCGCAGGTCCGCAACATCGCCGACGTCGCGACCGCGATCGCGAGCGGCGACCTCTCCAAGAAGATCACGGTGAACGTGTCGGGCGAGATCCTTCAGCTCAAGGAAACGCTCAACACCATGGTCGACCAGCTCAACGCGTTTGCCGGCGAAGTGACGCGCGTGGCGCGCGAAGTCGGTACCGAAGGGCGGCTCGGCGGCCAGGCCAACGTGCTCGGTGTCGCCGGTACCTGGAAGGACCTGACGGAGAGCGTCAACTCGATGGCGTCGAACCTGACCGCGCAGGTTCGTAACATTGCCGAGGTGACGACGGCCGTCGCAGGCGGCGATCTCTCGAAGAAGATCACCGTGGACGTGCGCGGCGAGATCCTGGAACTGAAAGACACCATCAACACCATGGTGGACCAGCTCAACGCCTTCGCCGGCGAAGTCACGCGCGTGGCGCGCGAGGTCGGCACGGAAGGCAAGCTCGGCGGTCAGGCCCAGGTGCGTGGCGTCGCCGGCACCTGGAAGGACTTGACCGACTCGGTCAACTCGATGGCCTCGAACCTGACCGGCCAGGTCCGCAACATCGCCGAGGTCGCAACCGCTGTGGCCAAGGGCGACCTGTCGAAGAAGATCACCGTGAACGTGTCGGGCGAGATCCTTCAACTCAAGGAAACGCTCAACACCATGGTCGATCAGCTCAACGCCTTCGCTGGAGAAGTGACGCGTGTCGCGCGCGAGGTCGGCACCGAAGGCAAGCTCGGCGGCCAGGCCGAGGTGCCCGGCGTCGCCGGCACCTGGAAGGATCTCACAGACTCCGTGAACTCCATGGCGGGCAACCTCACCGCCCAGGTCCGCAACATCGCCGAAGTCGCAACCGCCATCGCCGGCGGCGACTTGTCGCGAAAAATTACCGTCGACGTGCGCGGCGAGATCCTGCAGCTCAAGGATACGCTGAACACGATGGTCGACCAGCTCAACCGCTTCGCGGGTGAGGTGACGCGCGTGGCGCGCGAGGTCGGCACCGAAGGCCGTCTCGGCGGCCAGGCCAACGTGCCCGGCGTCGCCGGTACCTGGAAGGATCTCACCGATAGCGTGAACTCGATGGCGGGCAACCTCACCGCCCAGGTCCGCAACATCGCCGAGGTTACGACCGCCGTGGCGCGTGGCGACTTGTCCCGCAAGATCACCGTGGACGTGCGCGGCGAAATCCTCGAGCTGAAAAACACCATCAACACCATGGTGGACCAGCTCAATGCCTTCGCATCGGAAGTGACGCGCGTCGCGCGCGAGGTTGGCACCGAAGGCAAGCTCGGCGGCCAGGCGCAAGTGCCTGAAGTCGCCGGCACCTGGAAGGACCTCACCGACAACGTCAACTTCATGGCCTCGAACCTGACCGCGCAGGTCCGCAACATCGCCGAGGTGGCGACCGCGATCGCGGGCGGAGACCTGTCGAAGAAGATCACGGTGGACGTCCGCGGCGAGATCCTGCTGCTCAAGGATACGCTGAACACGATGGTCGAGCAGCTCCGCTCCTTCGCCGCCGAGGTGACGCGCGTGGCGCGCGAGGTCGGCACCGAGGGGCGGCTCGGCGGTCAGGCGGTGGTGCCCGGCGTCGGCGGCACCTGGAAGGACCTCACCGACAACGTCAACCTGCTCGCCGCAAACCTCACCACGCAGGTGCGCAACATCGCCGAAGTCACGACCGCCGTGGCGCGCGGCGACCTCTCCCGCAAGATCACGGTCGATGTGAAGGGCGAAATCCTCGAGTTGAAGAACACCATCAACACCATGGTGGACCAGCTCAACGCCTTCGCCGGCGAAGTCACGCGCGTTGCGCGCGAGGTCGGCACCGAAGGCAAGCTCGGCGGCCAGGCCCAGGTGCCCGGTGTCGCCGGCACCTGGAAGGATCTCACCGACACCGTGAATTTCATGGCGGCGAACCTCACCGAGCAGGTGCGCGGCATCGTCAAGGTCGTGACTGCGGTCGCGAACGGCGACCTCAAGCAGAACCTCACCGTGAAGTCGAAGGGCGAGGTCGCGGCACTCGCCGACACCATCAACAACATGACCGAGACGCTCGCGACCTTCGCCGATCAGGTGACGTCGGTGGCGCGTGAGGTCGGCGTGGAGGGCCGGCTCGGCGGCCAGGCCAACGTGCCGGGCGCCGCCGGCACCTGGAAGGACCTCACCGGCAACGTCAACCTGCTGGCGGCGAATCTCACCTCGCAGGTGCGCGCCATCGCGGAGGTCGCGACCGCCGTCACCAAGGGCGACCTGACGCGGTCGATCCAGGTCGATGCCCGCGGCGAGGTCGCGGAGTTGAAAGACAACATCAACACAATGATCACCAACCTGCGTCTCACGACGGACGTGAACACCGAGCAGGATTGGCTGAAGACGAACCTCGCCAAATTCACCAACATGCTTCAGGGCCAGCGCGACCTCACTACCGTCGGCCGTCTGCTGCTCTCCGAGCTGTCGCCGCTAGTGAACGCCCATGCCGGCGTGATCTACCAGATCGAGAACGAGGACAGCCCGCAGCTCCGCCTGCTTGCCTCCTATGCCGGCGACGGCGCCTATCCCTATCCGCAGGTGCTGCAATTCGGTGATGGCCTCGCCGGGCAATGTGCCCTCGACAAGCGCCCGCGCGTGGTCGCGGAGATCCCCGCCGACGTGGTGCCGGTCAACTCGGCGCTGCTGCGCGTCGTGCCGAAGAACCTGGTCGTACTGCCCGTGCTGTTCGAGAGCCAGGTGAAGGCGGTGATCGAGCTCGCCTCGCTCGCCTCATTCACCACCTCGCAAATGACTTTCCTGGAACAGCTCACAGACTCCATCGGCATCGTGCTCAACTCGATCGAGGCGACGATGCAGACCGAAGGCCTGCTCAAGCAGTCGCAACAGCTCGCAGGCGAGCTCCAGGCCCAGCAGCGCGAATTGCAGCAGACCAACGAGCAGCTCGAGCAGAAGGCGCAGCAGCTCGCCGAGCGCAACGTGGAGGTCGAACGCAAGAACCAGGAGATCGAACAGGCCCGCCGCGCGCTGGAGGAAAAAGCGACCGAGCTGGCGCTGACCTCGAAGTACAAGTCCGAATTCCTCGCCAATATGAGCCACGAACTGCGCACGCCGCTGAATTCGATCCTGATCCTTGGCCAGCAGCTTACCGACAATCCGGATGGCAATCTCTCGGCCAAGCAGGTCGAGTTCGCGCGCACGATCCACGGCGCCGGCACCGACCTGTTGAACCTGATCAGCGACATTCTCGATCTTTCCAAGATCGAGTCCGGCACGGTGACCGTCGACGCCGAGGAAATCTTGACCGCGAACCTGTTGGAAACCGTCGGACGTCCGTTCCGGCACGAGGCCGAGAACCGCAACCTGTCCTTCAACATCGAGGTCGATCCGAACCTCGCCCGCAGCATCGTCACCGACTCCAAGCGGCTGCAGCAGGTGTTGAAGAACCTGTTGTCGAACGCCTTCAAATTCACGGCCGAAGGCGGCGTGCGGCTGAAGGTCGCCGGCGCGCTCGGCGGCTGGACGCCGGATCACCCCGTGCTCAATGCTGTGCCGGCAGTGATCGCGTTCGAGGTCTCCGATACCGGTATCGGCATTCCCCTGGAGAAGCAGAAGCTGATCTTCGAGGCCTTCCAGCAGGCCGACGCCGGCACCAGCCGCAAATATGGCGGCACCGGCCTTGGGCTCGCCATCAGCCGCGAACTCGCAAGCCTGCTCGGCGGCGAGATCCACCTGCGCAGCGCGACCGGCAAGGGCTCCACCTTCACGTTGTACCTGCCGCTCAAATACTCGGGACCGACACTGGCGTCACGGTCCGCGCCCGCGGCCAACCAGCCGCCCGCGCTCCAAACGCAGGCGACTGCGCCCGAGCGCGTCATCGAGCAACTGCCTGACGACCGGCTCAATCTCGAACCGGGGGATACCATCCTGCTGATCGTCGAGGACGATCCGCATTACGCTCGCGTGCTGGTCGATCTTGCCCGCGACAAGGGGTTCAAGGTGCTGGTCGCCGCACGCGGCGCCGAGGCTCTCGAACTCGCCAAGCAATACCAGCCGACGGCGGTGTCGCTCGACGTGTTCTTGCCGGACATGCTGGGCTGGACTGTGCTGAGCCAGCTCAAGCACAATCCGCTGACCCGCCACATCCCCGTGCAGATCATCACGCTGGACGAGGACCGCCAGCACGCGCTCGCCCGCGGCGCCTTCTCCTTCGTCAACAAGCCGACCACGACCGAGGGCGTTTCCGCAGCGCTGAGCCAGATCAAGGAATATGCAAGGCCCCGGCGCAAGCGGCTCCTCATCGTTGAGGACAACGAGGCGGAGCAGCTCTCGATCCGCGAGCTGCTGCATCACGACGACATCGAGATCGTGGCGACCGACACCGGTGCCGGCGCGCTCTCGACGCTGCGCGAATCGCGCTGGGATTGCGTGGTGCTGGACCTGCGTCTGCCGGACATGAGCGGCTTCGAGGTGCTGGACCAAATTCGCAGCGACGAGGCGCTGTCGAACATTCCGGTCGTGGTCTTCACCGGCCGAGAGCTCTCGGCGGAAGAGGATGCTGAGCTCCACACCATGGCGCGCAGCATCGTGGTCAAGGGCGTGGAGTCACCCGAACGCCTGCTCGACGAGACCGCGCTGTTCCTGCACCGGGTGATCACCGAATTGCCAACCGAAAAGCAGCGCATGCTCGAGAAGCTGAACAGTTCCGACGAGGACCTCATCGGCAAGACCGCGCTGCTCGTCGACGACGATGCCCGCAACATCTTCGCGCTGTCGAGCGTCTTGGAACGGCGCGGCATGAAGGTGCTGACCGCCACGACAGGCCGCGAGGCGGTGACGCTGGTGGAGTCCAATCCGGAGATCGCGATCGTGCTGATGGACATCATGATGCCGCAGATGGATGGCTATCAGACCATCGGCGTCATCCGGGAGAACCCGGCCTTTTTGCGACTGCCGATCATCGCGCTGACCGCGAAGGCGATGAAGGGCGACCGGGAGAAATGTCTGGAAGCGGGTGCTTCTGACTACCTCGCCAAACCCGTCAACACCGATCAATTGCTGCTTGCGATCCGCATGTGGCTGCATCGCTGA
- the rpe gene encoding ribulose-phosphate 3-epimerase: MTPEIVIAPSILAANFARLGDEIAAIDAAGADWIHCDVMDGHFVPNISFGADVIKAIRPFTSKTFDVHLMIAPVDSYLEAFAKGGADIITVHAEAGPHLDRSLQAIRALGKKAGVSLCPATPEGAIEFVLDRVDLVLVMTVNPGFGGQSFLGSQIEKIRRIRAMIGDRPIRLEVDGGVTRDNAAVVAAAGADALVAGSAVFRGNGSADYADNIAAIRVAAETSRVPKLHYGSTS, encoded by the coding sequence ATGACCCCCGAGATCGTCATCGCCCCGTCGATCCTCGCCGCGAACTTTGCAAGGCTCGGTGATGAGATCGCCGCGATCGATGCGGCTGGCGCCGACTGGATTCATTGCGACGTGATGGACGGGCATTTCGTGCCCAACATTAGCTTTGGCGCCGACGTGATCAAGGCGATCAGGCCGTTCACGAGCAAGACGTTCGATGTCCACCTCATGATCGCGCCGGTCGACTCCTATCTCGAGGCCTTCGCGAAAGGCGGTGCAGACATCATCACGGTCCATGCTGAGGCAGGTCCGCATCTCGACCGCTCGTTGCAGGCGATCCGCGCGCTCGGCAAGAAGGCCGGCGTGAGCCTGTGCCCGGCGACGCCGGAAGGCGCGATCGAATTTGTGCTCGATCGCGTCGATCTCGTTCTGGTGATGACGGTCAATCCGGGCTTCGGCGGGCAATCTTTTTTGGGATCGCAGATCGAGAAGATCCGGCGCATCCGCGCGATGATCGGAGACCGACCGATCCGGCTCGAGGTCGATGGCGGCGTCACGCGCGACAACGCGGCTGTGGTGGCCGCCGCGGGCGCGGATGCGCTGGTGGCGGGATCGGCGGTGTTCCGCGGTAACGGCAGCGCCGACTACGCGGACAACATCGCAGCCATTCGTGTTGCGGCGGAAACCTCCCGGGTTCCGAAGTTGCATTATGGTTCGACATCCTGA
- a CDS encoding DUF6496 domain-containing protein produces the protein MARKAKKRRYSKSSGKDVESEMRRYKKGTAKSGRGGRGGRVKSRKQAIAIGLSKARKKGKKVPKKTSKRKGSKKKSKKRSR, from the coding sequence ATGGCACGCAAAGCAAAGAAGCGGCGCTATTCGAAGAGCTCCGGCAAGGATGTCGAAAGCGAGATGCGCCGCTACAAGAAGGGCACGGCCAAGAGCGGTCGTGGCGGACGTGGTGGACGCGTGAAGAGCCGGAAGCAGGCGATCGCGATCGGCCTGTCGAAGGCGCGCAAGAAGGGCAAGAAGGTCCCGAAGAAGACATCGAAGCGGAAGGGCTCGAAGAAAAAGTCGAAGAAGCGCTCCCGGTGA
- a CDS encoding DUF3072 domain-containing protein, producing the protein MQVEGKYDAKDFLAAQMTRAQVLRLRRLSQEAYQPGQYARDLSFDEAAKRIQALEAEIELANSF; encoded by the coding sequence ATGCAAGTGGAAGGTAAATACGACGCCAAGGATTTCCTCGCCGCGCAGATGACACGGGCCCAGGTCCTGCGGCTGAGGCGGCTGAGCCAGGAGGCCTATCAGCCCGGCCAGTATGCGAGGGACCTCAGCTTCGACGAGGCAGCAAAGCGCATCCAGGCGCTGGAGGCCGAGATCGAGCTTGCCAATTCGTTCTGA